The sequence below is a genomic window from Rudanella lutea DSM 19387.
GCAGCAGCCCAAGCACCAGCCCGCCAATGAGCCAGTACACCACGGTTACGTATGTTTTGGGCGTTCGAAACGGTTCGAGCCGGACCTCGGCCCCCATGTCGGTGAGGCATTGGCTCAGTAAAGCTGCGGCTTCCCGTTCGCAGGGGGTGGCCGCCCCGCGGTGGGGCAATCGGGTCAGGTGCGCAAGCAAGTCAGAATGCACAGGATAAGGGAGATGGTCAGGAGGTCGGGCCGGCACCCAAAAAATACGGGTCCGGTGTTAATCAAAAACACCGGACCCGTTCAGAACTAATCATATCGGGCCGCAGAAATACTACAGCGGGCCGCTCCGTAGCTTACTTCACAAAGAGCATCTCGCGGTATTTCACCAGTGGCCAGTCTTCGTCATCGACAATCTGTTCCAGCTTATCTACCTCGTACCGGATTCCGTCGAAATACCCGATCACCTCGGTAGCATACAGGCGGGCCATCTCAGCCGTGTCGGCCTTGTTGTTGGCACGCTTACGGGCTTCGATCATCTCTTCCACGTTTTTCTTGATTACCGCCACCCGGGTCGAAATCTCCCGGAGAATGTCTTTCACGGGCTCTGCCTCGGTCACCATACCCAGATCGACCAGGTTTTTAGCCGTTTCGGCCAGTTTGGCCTGGTATTTCACCGCCGTCGAAACCACGTGGTTGATGGCCAGATCGCCCATAACGCGGGCCTCGATCTGCACTTTCTTTACGTACTTCTCCAGCTCAATTTCGTAGCGCGAATGCACCTCCGTATGGCCCATAACGCCTACCCGCTGGAACACATCGAGTGACTCCTGGCTGAGGTAAACTTTGAGGGCTTCGGGCGTCGAGTTAATGTTTGACAGACCCCGGCGGGCCGCTTCTTCCACCCACTCATCTGAGTAGCCGTTGCCTTCAAACAAAATCCGCTTGCAGCCTTTATAATACTGCTTCAGGATGTCGACTATGGCCAGTTCTTTCTTCTCACCGTTGTTCAGCCGCACGTCGAGGTCGGCCTTGAACTGCTGCAGCTGAGCGGCCACAATGGTGTTGAGTACAATCATCGTCGACGATGAGTTGGCGGCACCACCCACCGCCCGGAACTCAAACTTATTGCCCGTAAAGGCAAACGGCGAGGTACGGTTTCGGTCGGTATTGTCGCGAATCAACGACGGAATCCGGTTCAGGCCCAGCTTGTAGTACACGTTGTCGCCTTTGTTGAGCGCGATTTCGTTTTTGGTTTCGAGATCTTCGAGTGCCTTCGTGAGGGTTTCGCCCAGAAACACCGACATAATGGCCGGGGGAGCCTCGTTGGCACCTAGCCGGTGCTCGTTGCCGGCCGAGGCAATACTGGCCCGCAGCAGGTCGGCATGGTCGTGTACAGCCTTGATTACGTTTACCAGGAACGTGATGAACCGGAGCGTTTCTTTCGGCTTGGTGCTGGGTCCGAGCAAGTTCACGCCCGTGTTGGTACCCATCGACCAGTTGTTGTGCTTACCACTACCGTTGATACCGGCAAACGGTTTTTCGTGGAACAGCACCTTAAAATCGTGCCGCTCAGCCACTCGCTCCATCAAATCCATGAGCAGGGCGTTATGGTCTACGGCCAGGTTCACCTCTTCAAATGTCGGGGCTACTTCAAACTGACCGGGGGCTACCTCGTTGTGGCGCGTCCGAACCGGAATACCCAGTTTGAGGGCCTCGAATTCGTAGTCGACCATGAACGCGTTGACACGGGGCGGAATAGAGCCGAAATAGTGATCTTCAAGCTGCTGCCCGCGTGCTGGCGAGTGCCCAAACACGGTACGGCCCGCCATGACCAGATCGGGCCGGGCGTAGAACAGGGCCTTGTCGATCACGAAGTACTCCTGCTCGGCACCGAGGGTAGCCGTTACTTTATCAATATTCCGATCGAAATACTGGCACACAGCCGTAGCAGCCTTATCGAGAGCCGACAGCGACTTAAGCAAGGGCGTTTTGTAGTCAAGAGCCTCGCCCGTGTACGAGATGAATACCGACGGAATACAGAGGGTTTTGCCACCGGCCCCGTTGTCCATCAGAAACGCGGGCGACGACGGATCCCAGCCGGTATAGCCGCGAGCCTCGAAGGTATTGCGCAGGCCACCGTTCGGGAACGACGACGCATCGGGCTCCTGCTGCACCAAAGCTCCCCCTTTGAATTTCTCAATGGCTTTTCCATCCATCGTCAGGTCAAAAAAGGCATCGTGTTTTTCGGCCGTCGAGCCGGTCAGCGGCTGAAACCAGTGGGTATAATGCGTTGCACCGCGCGATACCGCCCAAGACTTCATGGCGTTGGCCACCTCGTCGGCAATGTCGCGGTCAATTTTGCCACCCGTGTCAATGGCTTCGGTGATGCGGAGGTATGCTTCGGGCGAAAGCAGCGCCCGCATGGTTTCTTTATTGAATGTATTGACGCCGTAAAAATCGGCCACGCGCTCAGCAGGCGGAGTCACGGGTTTGGCATAACGATTCTGGGCTATTTCGAGGGCTTTGAAACGGTAATTCGACATAACAAGTCAGTGGCATTTATATGCGGTGAAAACAAAGCCAAAACTAAACAGATTGGCTAAAAATCAATGCAACTATACACAAAAACCCCACCTGCCAGGCAGATGGGGTTTGATTTTATGGGGTTGGTAATTGGATTCAACTGATTTACGACCGAAACGGGTTGTGATTACGTACCGCGACCTGGGCGATTGTATAGAATCCTACCCCTACCCTTTATACGAGCACCTCAGCCGACTTCACGGTCTTGATGATACGTGAAGCCACTTTGTATGGATCAGCAGCCGAGTTGGGCCGACGATCTTCGAGCCAGCCTTTCCAGCCCCGCTCTACCGTTGCGATGGGGATACGAATCGAAGCACCCCGGTCAGACACACCGTATGAGAACGTATCAATCGACTGGGTTTCGTGCTTGCCGGTCAAGCGCATGTGGTTATCAGCACCATATACGGCGATGTGTTCTGCCACTACCGGTGCAAACGACTGACAGATGGTGTCGTAAACGTCTTTGCTGCCTGCGGTACGGAGGGCCGTATTTGAGAAGTTGGCGTGCATACCTGAACCGTTCCAATCGGTATCGCCCAGGGGCTTGCAGTGCCAGTTGATAGCAACGTTATATTTTTCACCGATGCGCTCCAGCAGGTAGCGAGCTACCCAAATCTGATCGCCGGCTTCTTTAGCTCCTTTGGCAAAAATCTGGAACTCCCACTGACCGGTTGCCACCTCAGCGTTGATACCTTCTACGTTCAGGCCGGCATCGAGGCACACATCGAGGTGTTCTTCTACGATATGACGACCAAACGCGTTCATGGCACCTACCGAGCAATAGTATGGCCCCTGCGGACGCTTGGGGAAACCTTCGGCCGGGAAGCCCATCGGCTTGTCGATGGCCACATCCCACAGGAAGTACTCCTGCTCAAAACCAAACCAGAAATCATTGTCATCATCATCGATCGTAGCGCGACCGTTCGACTCGTGGGGAGTGCCATCGGCATTGAGCACTTCGCACATCACGAGGAAACCGTTTTTGCGCTGTGGGTCGGGGCAAACGAAAGCAGGCTTCAAGAGACAGTCTGATGAGCCGCCGGGAGCCTGCTCAGTCGATGATCCGTCGAACGACCACATTTCAGCGTCTTCTACCTTACCCGAAAAATCCGTTACGATTTTGGTTTTCGACCGAAGGCTTTGAGTGGGCTTGTATCCGTCAAGCCAAATGTACTCGAGTTTGCACTTTGCCATGATGATAAACGATATAGATGTTAGGTTTTGTTGCGATTAAACGGTAGCGGCAAACCGTTGATTATCTGTTGGCAAATGTAATAGCCAACAAGATAATAATAAAGTCAACCGCAAATCAAACCCCCATTTTTATTGAAATTTGCAAAAAATTCATAATTATAATTCGTACTGTACAAAAAATAGACAATAAAATTCGGAAGCATATCCCATAAATACCAAACATAAGTTTGGACTATTCAGCAAAAACCTCTCTAAAATTTGCCAATCTGGAAACCTGTTTCTCCGAAATCATGACTATTTCTCTTCCAAACACCCAAAAACGTACACCTACCTTTTACTAACTCTGTACACCGCTCTTACAAATAGTGTAGCGTTGTTGGGCACGCATCGGCGTATTTTGTGGTTATCATCAACATCTGTTTCCGTAACTTAAACATGATTACACGCATACTCTGGTTGCTTCTATACGGCATTGGCTGGGCAATCTGGCTTCAGTTTAACCGTTGCATTTTTCTGATATACCAGGCATTTCACGGAACAGCCGACCTGGCCCTCTGGCCCGACATTCTGCTGCACGGTCTCCGCATGGACCTGTCCGTAGCAGGGTACGCCGGTTTGTTGCCGGGGCTGGCGCTGGCTTTTTTGCCCTCGCGCTGGTTGCCAGGGTTCTTTGCCCGCTATACGTCGCTGCTGCTGATTCTGGTCAGTTTTATGACCACCATCGATATGGAGATGTACCGTACCTGGGGCTTCCGGCTCGACACGACCTTTTTACGGTACCTTAAAACCCCTGCCGAAGCGCTGGCTTCCATCGGGTCGTCGCCCCTCGAATGGCTCTCGGTTATTCTTATCGGGCTGATTGTGCTGGGCCTTCTCTTTTTCAACCGGCTCAATCATCTGGCGTTTGTGCTGCTCCGGCCGGCACCGCGCTGGTCGTTTGTGCCGCTGCTGGGAGCTACAGCCGCACTCATTATTCCGATCCGGGGCGGCTTGCAGCAAATTCCAATGAATGTGAGTGGGGTTTTCTTCTCGCCGGTTGCGTTTGCCAACCACGCGGCTATCAATCCGCAATGGAATTTCATTTTCTCGGCTCTCGAAAAATCCGACGATAAAACCAACCCGTTCCAGTTTCTGCCCCAGCACGTAGCCAATCAGGCGGTGCAGTCGCTGTATCCAGTGGGTAGTCAGCCTCAATCGGCCCGGGTGCTGAACAATCCCCGGCCCAACGTGCTCCTCATTGTATGGGAGAGCCTGACGGCCAAGATTGTCTCGCCCGTGGGCGGTCGTACGGGGGTCACGCCCGAGTTCGATAAGCTCTGCCGCGAGGGGCTGCTGTTTACCAACTACTATGCCAGTGGCGACCGCAGCGAAAAAGGGCTGGTGGCCCTGCTGAGTGGTTTTCCGGCTCAGCCACTAACCTCGATCATGACCGTGCCGCAAAAGTCGGCCAAGCTACCGACGCTGGCGCGCACGCTCCGCGAACAAGGCTACCAAACGGCATTTTACTACGGAGGAGAAACTGAGTTTGCCAACATCCGGTCGTATCTGTTCCATAGCCAGTACGACCGGATTGTCTCGAAAGCTGACTTTCCACCCGACACCTGGAACTCAAAATGGGGCGCCCACGACCATGTGGTGTACAACCGGGTACTGGCGGATCTGGGCAAGCAGAAAGCGCCTTTTTTTACGACCTTCTTCACACTCAGCAGCCACGAGCCTTTTGAGGTACCCATGCCCACGGCCATACCCGGCAAAAACGAGGAAGCGCTGTTTCTGAACGCCCACTACTATGCCGACAAGAGTTTAGGCGAATTTATTGCGCAGGCTAAACAGCAACCCTGGTGGAACAATACACTCGTCATTATTGTGGGCGATCATGGCCACCGACTCCCTCATATAGGCACCAACAAAACCGCCGAGTTTCATATTCCGATGCTGTGGCTGGGTGGGGCGCTTCAAAAACCGGGCGTGATGGATCAGGTGGCTTCACAAACCGACCTGGCCGCTACATTGCTGCATCAGTTAGGTATTGAGTCGACCGCGTTTCGGTGGAGCCGCGATGCGCTGGCCCCCGTACCCGAGTCGTTTGCCTACTTTGCGTTTCATAACGGCTTCGGCTTTGTGCGACCGGGGCGGGCACTGGTGTTCGACAACGACGCCCGCCAGATTATAGAACAGCACGGAACCGTTTCGGACGCCGATCTCAAAACGGGTATGGCCTTTGAAGCCGTCAGCGTGGGCGATTACCTGAGCAAATAGGCAGGTGTGTGGGCGCTCACCGGAGCCGCAGAGACCGCCAATCCGACGTTTTTTTGTACTTTTGCAAGCCAATCGGCCGGAAATCATGAAAAAAGTTGCCTTTTATACACTCGGCTGTAAGCTAAACTTCTCCGAAACGTCGACCATCGGGCGGTTGCTCGAAGGGCAGGGCTACCAACGGGTGGAGTTTAATCAGCAGCCCGACATATTCATCATCAACACCTGTTCGGTGACCGACAATGCCGACAAGAAATGCCGGAAGATTGTGCGTGAAGCGCAAAAGATCAACCCCGACGGCTACGTGGCTATTCTGGGGTGTTATGCGCAGCTGAAACCGCAGGAGATTGCCACCATTCCGGGCGTTGATGCGGTGCTGGGTGCAGCCGAGAAATTCCGGCTCCATGAGCTGATCGATTCGTTTGAAAAGGCCCCTACCGGCCAGGCGCGGGTGTTCAACTCCAACATTGAAGAGGTGCTGGACTACCACGCTTCGTATTCGCTCAACGACCGTACCCGCACGTTTCTGAAAGTGCAGGACGGGTGCGATTACCCCTGCTCCTACTGCACCATTCCGCTCGCGCGGGGCAAAAGCCGATCCGACACGGTGGCCAATGTGGTGCGGGCCGCCCACGAAATTGCCGGGCGCGGGCAGGGTGCCGCAGCCGTGAAGGAAATAGTCTTGACGGGCGTAAACATCGGCGACTTTGGCCTCGTCAACGGCGAACGGACCGAAACATTTTTCGATCTGGTAAAAGCCCTGGACGAAGTTGAAGGCATTGAGCGATTCCGCATTTCGAGTATTGAGCCTAACCTGCTCACCGACGAAATTATCGAGTTTGTGGCTCAATCGAAGCGGTTTGTCCCCCACTTCCACGTGCCACTGCAATCGGGGTCCAACAAAGTGTTGGGTCTGATGCGCCGTCGGTACAAGCGCGAGCTGTACGCCGAGCGGGTTGCCCAAATAAAGGAACTGCTGCCCCATGCCTGCATTGGGGTGGATGTGATTGTAGGGCATCCCGGCGAAACCGACGAGCTTTTCCGCGAAACCTACACGTTTCTGAATGAGTTGCCCATCTCGTACCTGCACGTATTTACGTACTCGGAGCGGCCCAACACGCACGCCCTGAGCATCAGGCCTATCGTGCCGGGCAACGTGCGCGCCGAGCGGTCGAAGATGCTGCATATTCTGTCAGACAAAAAACGCCGGGCCTTTTATGACAGTCAGATTGGGCGCCGGTGCACGGTCTTGTTTGAAGAAGATGCCGAAGACACCGACCGGCAATCGGGCCTAATGCACGGTTTTACGGAAAACTACGTGCGTGTAGCCGCTAAGTACGACCCGTTGCTAATCAACGAGGTGGTACCTGTGCGGCTCACCGGCGTCAACCCCGACGGCCATATGGAAGTCGAGGATGTTGAGGCCGTACTCGTTCATCATTAATTCGAAGCCCCGCGTAGGTTCGTACCGATATAGCCTACCCAAACACAGCCGCCCCGACCAACACCGGGGCGGCTGTTTGTTTTTAGACTGGGGGCGTGTGCGTTTTCGCACAGACCGAGCGGTTACGCACCTCACCTTATAGCAGACACGAACACAACTATCTCACTATTAACCAATTAAGCAATGGCACACGATTCGCACCTACAGTATGCGAAACCCGACACTGTATGGACCGCGCCCTTGCTCCCGAACAAATTACCCGCTCCCGCCGTAAAAGCTGGACCGTTGGCCTGCTGGCTTTAGCTGCTCTGGTCGGTGCAGCCGTGGGCCTTCGCTCCCTGCTGCACACATCGGTCGAAGCATCCCGAATCCGAACGGCCGTTGCCCAAACCGGGCCCGTAGAAAATACCCTCACCGCCACCGGCGAAATTATCCCGGCCTACGAACAAATCATGACCAGCCCCATCCGGGCGAGCATCCGACGGGTACTCCTAACGCCCGGTGCGCGGGTGCGGCCCGGTCAGGCCATTCTGGAATTAGACAAATCGCTCACCCAGATCGAGTACGAAAAACTACAGGACCAACTGGCGCTCAAACAAAACAGCATTGAACAGTTGCGGATGAAGCTCGACAAGAACCTGTACGATGCCGACATCTCGGACCAGATCAAGCTTCTAAACATCAATCGGTTGCGCGCCGAAGTCGAAGATGCCCGGCGCTTGCTCAAAGTGGGCGGCCGAACCCCCGAAGATGTGACCCGTGCCGAAAACGCCCTCCGCATTGCGCAGTTGGAGAAAAAACAACTCGAAAACGATCTGGCCTACAACCGTCGGTCGATGGGTGCCAGCCTGAAGGAATCCGAATTGCAGGCCCGCATCGAAGGCACCAACCTCAAGGTACTGGCCCAAAAGCTGCGGCAGGCCGAGATCCTGGCCGACCGGGCGGGGGTACTCACGTGGGTAAACGAAAACGTGGGCTCGGCTGTGAACGAGGGCGAAATGCTCGTGAAAGTGGCCGATTTGGGCAGCTTCCGGGTCGAGGCTTCCTGCTCAGACACCTACGCCGACCAGCTCCGGACGGGCCTGCCCGTGATTGTGCGCATCAACGAGGTGGATTTGCGGGGCCTGATTACCCAGATCAAGCCGTCGGTGCAAAACGGCACGGTGAAGTTTGCCGTGTCCCTGGACGATAACCGGCACGCATCGCTCCGGCCTAACCAGAAAGTTGAGGTGTTTGTGGTCACGAGCCGCAGCCCGCAGGCCATTCGGATAGCCAACGGCCCTGCGTTTAAAGGCAAGCGGAAACAGTTTGTGTTTGTGATGGGCACCGACAACATCGCCCACCGGCGCGAAGTCGAGATTGGCCTGACCAACTTCGACTGGGTCGAGATCAAAAGCGGGCTGCAACCCGGCGAACGGGTAATCCTGACCGATATGAGCGAGTACGAGCACGTAGATCAGCTCACGATTGTGAACCAATGAGCCAGGGCCGTTTAGACTAGAATCAACCCATCCATGAACGCACGAAATACATACTGTCTGACGGTTTGGCTGATGCTGCTTGCCACGATCTGGGCCAAGGCGCAACCGTTGCGGCTGACACTCGAAGAGGTGGTTCAGATGGCCCGCGAGCAATCCATTGCGGCCCGGCAGGCGGCTACCCTCCAGAAAACCAATTACTGGAAATACCGCTCATTTCTGGCCGATTACAAGCCTCAGTTGAGCCTCAACGGGTCGTTGCCGAGCTTTACCCGTTCGTTTATTCAGGTACAGCAACCCGACGGAACCATTGCGTTTCAGCCCGTTTCGAACAACAACTCCCTGCTGAATCTGGAACTGAGCCAGAATATTCCGCTCACGGGCGGGGCCATTTACGTGCAGCATCAGCTTCAGCGGTTCGACAATTTTATGGCCCGCAACACCCTATACAACGGCATTCCGTTTGCCATTGGCCTGAGTCAGCCCCTATTTCGGTTCAACCCCATGAAGTGGGAGCGCCGGATTGAGCCGCTCCG
It includes:
- a CDS encoding glutamine synthetase III, with amino-acid sequence MSNYRFKALEIAQNRYAKPVTPPAERVADFYGVNTFNKETMRALLSPEAYLRITEAIDTGGKIDRDIADEVANAMKSWAVSRGATHYTHWFQPLTGSTAEKHDAFFDLTMDGKAIEKFKGGALVQQEPDASSFPNGGLRNTFEARGYTGWDPSSPAFLMDNGAGGKTLCIPSVFISYTGEALDYKTPLLKSLSALDKAATAVCQYFDRNIDKVTATLGAEQEYFVIDKALFYARPDLVMAGRTVFGHSPARGQQLEDHYFGSIPPRVNAFMVDYEFEALKLGIPVRTRHNEVAPGQFEVAPTFEEVNLAVDHNALLMDLMERVAERHDFKVLFHEKPFAGINGSGKHNNWSMGTNTGVNLLGPSTKPKETLRFITFLVNVIKAVHDHADLLRASIASAGNEHRLGANEAPPAIMSVFLGETLTKALEDLETKNEIALNKGDNVYYKLGLNRIPSLIRDNTDRNRTSPFAFTGNKFEFRAVGGAANSSSTMIVLNTIVAAQLQQFKADLDVRLNNGEKKELAIVDILKQYYKGCKRILFEGNGYSDEWVEEAARRGLSNINSTPEALKVYLSQESLDVFQRVGVMGHTEVHSRYEIELEKYVKKVQIEARVMGDLAINHVVSTAVKYQAKLAETAKNLVDLGMVTEAEPVKDILREISTRVAVIKKNVEEMIEARKRANNKADTAEMARLYATEVIGYFDGIRYEVDKLEQIVDDEDWPLVKYREMLFVK
- a CDS encoding glutamine synthetase beta-grasp domain-containing protein — protein: MAKCKLEYIWLDGYKPTQSLRSKTKIVTDFSGKVEDAEMWSFDGSSTEQAPGGSSDCLLKPAFVCPDPQRKNGFLVMCEVLNADGTPHESNGRATIDDDDNDFWFGFEQEYFLWDVAIDKPMGFPAEGFPKRPQGPYYCSVGAMNAFGRHIVEEHLDVCLDAGLNVEGINAEVATGQWEFQIFAKGAKEAGDQIWVARYLLERIGEKYNVAINWHCKPLGDTDWNGSGMHANFSNTALRTAGSKDVYDTICQSFAPVVAEHIAVYGADNHMRLTGKHETQSIDTFSYGVSDRGASIRIPIATVERGWKGWLEDRRPNSAADPYKVASRIIKTVKSAEVLV
- a CDS encoding LTA synthase family protein yields the protein MITRILWLLLYGIGWAIWLQFNRCIFLIYQAFHGTADLALWPDILLHGLRMDLSVAGYAGLLPGLALAFLPSRWLPGFFARYTSLLLILVSFMTTIDMEMYRTWGFRLDTTFLRYLKTPAEALASIGSSPLEWLSVILIGLIVLGLLFFNRLNHLAFVLLRPAPRWSFVPLLGATAALIIPIRGGLQQIPMNVSGVFFSPVAFANHAAINPQWNFIFSALEKSDDKTNPFQFLPQHVANQAVQSLYPVGSQPQSARVLNNPRPNVLLIVWESLTAKIVSPVGGRTGVTPEFDKLCREGLLFTNYYASGDRSEKGLVALLSGFPAQPLTSIMTVPQKSAKLPTLARTLREQGYQTAFYYGGETEFANIRSYLFHSQYDRIVSKADFPPDTWNSKWGAHDHVVYNRVLADLGKQKAPFFTTFFTLSSHEPFEVPMPTAIPGKNEEALFLNAHYYADKSLGEFIAQAKQQPWWNNTLVIIVGDHGHRLPHIGTNKTAEFHIPMLWLGGALQKPGVMDQVASQTDLAATLLHQLGIESTAFRWSRDALAPVPESFAYFAFHNGFGFVRPGRALVFDNDARQIIEQHGTVSDADLKTGMAFEAVSVGDYLSK
- the mtaB gene encoding tRNA (N(6)-L-threonylcarbamoyladenosine(37)-C(2))-methylthiotransferase MtaB; this translates as MKKVAFYTLGCKLNFSETSTIGRLLEGQGYQRVEFNQQPDIFIINTCSVTDNADKKCRKIVREAQKINPDGYVAILGCYAQLKPQEIATIPGVDAVLGAAEKFRLHELIDSFEKAPTGQARVFNSNIEEVLDYHASYSLNDRTRTFLKVQDGCDYPCSYCTIPLARGKSRSDTVANVVRAAHEIAGRGQGAAAVKEIVLTGVNIGDFGLVNGERTETFFDLVKALDEVEGIERFRISSIEPNLLTDEIIEFVAQSKRFVPHFHVPLQSGSNKVLGLMRRRYKRELYAERVAQIKELLPHACIGVDVIVGHPGETDELFRETYTFLNELPISYLHVFTYSERPNTHALSIRPIVPGNVRAERSKMLHILSDKKRRAFYDSQIGRRCTVLFEEDAEDTDRQSGLMHGFTENYVRVAAKYDPLLINEVVPVRLTGVNPDGHMEVEDVEAVLVHH
- a CDS encoding efflux RND transporter periplasmic adaptor subunit; this translates as MDRALAPEQITRSRRKSWTVGLLALAALVGAAVGLRSLLHTSVEASRIRTAVAQTGPVENTLTATGEIIPAYEQIMTSPIRASIRRVLLTPGARVRPGQAILELDKSLTQIEYEKLQDQLALKQNSIEQLRMKLDKNLYDADISDQIKLLNINRLRAEVEDARRLLKVGGRTPEDVTRAENALRIAQLEKKQLENDLAYNRRSMGASLKESELQARIEGTNLKVLAQKLRQAEILADRAGVLTWVNENVGSAVNEGEMLVKVADLGSFRVEASCSDTYADQLRTGLPVIVRINEVDLRGLITQIKPSVQNGTVKFAVSLDDNRHASLRPNQKVEVFVVTSRSPQAIRIANGPAFKGKRKQFVFVMGTDNIAHRREVEIGLTNFDWVEIKSGLQPGERVILTDMSEYEHVDQLTIVNQ